One stretch of Schlesneria sp. DSM 10557 DNA includes these proteins:
- a CDS encoding SMP-30/gluconolactonase/LRE family protein, translating to MLRVILSCLAFALVCDGLTQAQSKKTVAVGKNPESVCRGFDGKLYVTVINDEVPGDGTVVAVDGETVTVFAKGFNAPKGIAFVGDYLVTADETTLWKIDKTGKATKLAEAKDFPHPIEFLNDVAAGKDGASVYVSEMSSPAPMFDPSGERKLWALDSKEAKDLPKKGTIYKVTLKGDVSVAVPAGNSAVRFPNGVTVSEVADEEGVFVGEFFSGEVVQYHDGKFVSLASGMRGIDGLTVTKDAIYASSWIQGKVWKVDRKTREAKVILEGLKSAADFYYDAKNNQLVVPDMISGTLVFLPL from the coding sequence ATGCTACGCGTGATCTTGTCCTGCCTTGCGTTTGCCCTGGTTTGTGACGGCCTGACACAGGCTCAATCAAAGAAGACCGTTGCGGTCGGCAAGAACCCCGAAAGCGTCTGTCGAGGTTTCGATGGTAAGCTTTACGTCACCGTGATCAATGATGAAGTCCCCGGCGATGGGACTGTCGTTGCCGTGGATGGTGAAACGGTCACCGTCTTCGCCAAAGGATTCAATGCCCCCAAGGGAATCGCATTTGTCGGTGATTACCTGGTGACGGCCGATGAAACGACCCTGTGGAAAATTGACAAAACCGGCAAGGCAACCAAGCTCGCCGAAGCCAAGGACTTCCCTCATCCGATCGAGTTTCTGAACGACGTCGCCGCCGGAAAAGACGGTGCCAGCGTTTACGTGAGCGAAATGAGCTCCCCTGCTCCGATGTTCGATCCCAGTGGCGAACGCAAGTTGTGGGCTCTGGACAGCAAGGAAGCCAAGGACCTGCCGAAAAAAGGGACCATCTACAAGGTGACCCTGAAAGGTGACGTCAGCGTCGCTGTTCCTGCGGGCAATTCCGCCGTTCGATTCCCTAACGGTGTGACCGTCAGCGAAGTCGCCGATGAGGAAGGAGTCTTCGTGGGAGAATTCTTCTCGGGGGAGGTCGTCCAGTACCATGACGGCAAATTTGTATCCCTTGCCTCGGGGATGCGCGGGATCGATGGACTGACCGTGACCAAAGACGCGATTTACGCGTCGAGCTGGATTCAGGGCAAAGTCTGGAAGGTGGACCGCAAGACCCGTGAAGCCAAGGTCATTCTGGAAGGCCTGAAGTCGGCCGCTGACTTTTACTACGACGCCAAGAACAACCAGCTGGTTGTCCCAGACATGATCAGCGGAACACTCGTTTTCCTGCCCCTCTAG